One stretch of Rosistilla oblonga DNA includes these proteins:
- the scpB gene encoding SMC-Scp complex subunit ScpB: MDDDNTADEDQEGKAKVDDELVDELDEFEEDEAEDEAEDEADDEADDEADDEADDEADDEADDEADDEADDEADDEADDEAEDEAEDDFSLDDLGAAYAEAMVEAGLIPEPPPAEEADTEAVEEEAAAEIDPIDEQLIEPPTPEGIVEAALFIGHPENKPLTAKELARVMRDVSPKEVESIIESLNAIYREDGHAMRIDKEQGGYRMLLSPEVDAVRRVFYGKVREARLSQVALEILALVAYQPGISAPDLSNQRGRDCGPLLNQLVRRRLLDVTREKAEGEGRAVPKYYPTQRFLNLFGLGSLEDLPQVDEDVLPM; encoded by the coding sequence ATGGATGACGACAACACTGCCGACGAGGATCAAGAAGGTAAAGCCAAGGTCGACGACGAACTCGTCGATGAGCTAGACGAATTCGAGGAAGACGAAGCAGAAGACGAAGCGGAAGACGAAGCAGACGACGAAGCAGACGACGAAGCAGACGACGAAGCAGACGACGAAGCAGACGACGAAGCAGACGACGAAGCAGACGACGAAGCAGACGACGAAGCAGACGACGAAGCAGACGACGAAGCGGAAGACGAAGCGGAAGACGATTTTTCGTTGGACGATCTCGGCGCCGCTTATGCCGAGGCGATGGTCGAAGCTGGGCTGATACCCGAACCGCCGCCTGCGGAAGAGGCCGACACCGAAGCGGTGGAGGAGGAGGCAGCGGCTGAAATCGATCCGATCGACGAGCAGCTGATCGAACCGCCGACGCCCGAGGGGATCGTCGAAGCCGCGTTGTTCATCGGGCACCCCGAAAACAAGCCGTTGACCGCCAAAGAACTCGCTCGCGTGATGCGCGATGTGAGTCCCAAGGAGGTCGAATCGATCATCGAATCGCTCAACGCGATCTATCGCGAGGATGGGCACGCGATGCGGATCGACAAGGAACAGGGGGGCTACCGGATGTTATTGTCGCCCGAGGTCGATGCGGTTCGCCGCGTCTTTTACGGCAAAGTTCGCGAGGCGCGGCTGTCGCAGGTGGCGTTGGAAATTCTGGCCTTGGTCGCCTACCAGCCCGGCATCTCGGCTCCCGATCTCTCCAATCAACGCGGCCGCGATTGTGGTCCGCTGTTGAATCAATTGGTCCGGCGACGCTTGTTGGACGTCACGCGAGAGAAAGCCGAAGGAGAGGGGCGCGCGGTCCCCAAATATTATCCGACGCAGCGTTTCCTGAACTTATTCGGATTGGGCAGTCTCGAGGATCTGCCGCAGGTCGACGAAGATGTGCTGCCGATGTAA